One genomic segment of Deinococcus sp. LM3 includes these proteins:
- a CDS encoding sensor domain-containing diguanylate cyclase — protein MSHGAETEQQRLAALARYAVLDTLPERAFDRVTHLAARLFGAPIALISLVDQDRQWFKACLGLDTRQTDRSLSFCAHAILGDGVMVIPDARQDPRFAGNALVTGEPFIRFYAGAPLVTPDGFKLGSLCVIDPQPRAAFSAEDQAALTDLAGMVVSELELRFTKRELETEAQGRAQMVSFLRETQAVNEALLGVSTLTQLDLPPQDTAAFAIELVAQAAQVDWAALAAVEAGGSSALNMWNVTPAGQAFSDLMPRALPPGEGIVWSVAQGVEARYEQQYAALPGASEAVVQAGAQAIAWLPLGTYGGQAFVMIFAVLRPEARWSARQRELFEAAANVMRQAMSMREITRQAEASARTDLLTGLGNRRAFLEDAELPAGQLAVVDVDGLKVVNDTQGHAAGDELLRVFGQALRDGCPPGGAAYRIGGDEFALLRPGTDDGTLGTWVAGAVAAVHRAGFPDAGASFGVSQWPGGSEDHAAALQQADHRLYEQKRSRTPSR, from the coding sequence ATGAGCCACGGAGCGGAGACTGAACAGCAGAGGCTGGCCGCGCTGGCCCGGTACGCGGTGCTCGACACGCTGCCCGAACGGGCCTTCGACCGGGTCACGCATCTGGCCGCGCGGCTGTTCGGGGCGCCCATCGCGCTGATTTCACTGGTGGATCAGGACCGGCAGTGGTTCAAGGCCTGCCTGGGCCTGGATACCCGGCAGACCGACCGGTCGCTGTCGTTCTGCGCGCACGCGATTCTGGGGGACGGGGTGATGGTCATTCCGGACGCGCGGCAGGACCCGCGCTTCGCCGGGAACGCGCTGGTGACGGGCGAGCCGTTCATCCGCTTCTACGCGGGCGCGCCGCTGGTCACGCCGGACGGGTTCAAGCTGGGCAGCCTGTGCGTGATCGATCCGCAGCCGCGCGCGGCGTTCAGCGCGGAGGATCAGGCGGCCCTGACGGATCTGGCCGGGATGGTCGTCAGCGAACTGGAACTGCGGTTCACGAAACGGGAACTGGAAACCGAGGCGCAGGGGCGCGCGCAGATGGTGAGTTTCCTGCGGGAAACGCAGGCGGTGAACGAGGCGCTGCTGGGGGTCAGCACCCTGACGCAGCTGGACCTGCCGCCGCAGGACACGGCGGCCTTCGCGATCGAGCTGGTCGCGCAGGCCGCGCAGGTGGACTGGGCGGCGCTGGCGGCGGTGGAGGCCGGGGGCAGTTCGGCGCTGAACATGTGGAACGTCACGCCGGCCGGGCAGGCGTTCTCGGATCTGATGCCGCGGGCGCTTCCTCCAGGCGAGGGGATCGTGTGGTCGGTCGCGCAGGGCGTCGAGGCGCGCTACGAGCAGCAGTACGCGGCGCTGCCGGGCGCCTCGGAGGCGGTGGTGCAGGCGGGCGCGCAGGCGATCGCGTGGCTGCCGCTGGGCACGTACGGGGGGCAGGCCTTCGTGATGATCTTCGCGGTCCTGCGCCCGGAGGCGCGCTGGTCGGCGCGGCAGCGGGAGCTGTTCGAGGCGGCGGCGAACGTCATGCGGCAGGCCATGAGCATGCGGGAAATCACGCGGCAGGCCGAAGCCTCGGCGCGCACCGACCTGCTGACGGGGCTGGGGAACCGCCGAGCGTTCCTGGAAGACGCCGAACTGCCGGCCGGGCAGCTGGCCGTGGTGGACGTGGACGGACTGAAAGTCGTGAACGACACGCAGGGCCACGCGGCCGGGGACGAACTGCTGCGGGTGTTCGGTCAGGCTCTGCGGGACGGGTGCCCGCCGGGCGGCGCGGCCTACCGGATCGGCGGGGACGAGTTCGCGCTGCTGCGGCCCGGGACGGATGACGGAACGCTGGGCACCTGGGTGGCGGGTGCGGTCGCGGCCGTGCACCGGGCGGGGTTCCCGGATGCGGGGGCGTCGTTCGGGGTGTCGCAGTGGCCGGGCGGGTCCGAGGACCATGCGGCGGCCCTGCAACAGGCCGATCACCGGCTGTACGAGCAGAAGCGTTCGCGCACCCCCTCCCGCTGA
- a CDS encoding GGDEF domain-containing protein, giving the protein MRRPLRTHVSPRRPAPAGRLAAWWSGGSGRSGDPAWTDAPEVVRVKLRGYLFALLCAAPGLTLLLLDLLSRRAWLTAALHLGVMTGSLLLFVLVGRRPARLPLAERVFAGLLTLSGAGFLTLYAQRPEQVLSFDLLGNVLLFIVTGLLLVLPPRASIPLSVGLLIAYRLEVSLLSGVPPQQLRTAQWVNTGMFSLLVVGVVMRSTLSELAGRTHALRELASRDALTGLLNRRGFEEQTGDRPRREAGALLVLDVDAFKAVNDRHGHAVGDEVLAAVGRVLAGHVPGGAVTARWGGEEFIVWAPLDLGGAARLAERLRAAVERAVWNDLRVTVSVGVSDWPAGEDLRGAFRQADDALYAAKRAGRNRVMLAGAAGEGGARPAAPSA; this is encoded by the coding sequence ATGCGCAGACCGCTCCGCACGCACGTTTCGCCGCGCCGCCCCGCTCCCGCCGGGCGGCTGGCGGCGTGGTGGTCAGGCGGAAGCGGCCGTTCCGGGGACCCGGCCTGGACAGACGCGCCCGAGGTCGTCCGGGTGAAGCTGCGCGGGTACCTGTTCGCGCTGCTGTGCGCCGCGCCGGGTCTGACGCTGCTGCTGCTGGATCTGCTGAGCCGCCGGGCGTGGCTGACGGCCGCGCTGCACCTGGGCGTCATGACCGGGTCGCTGCTGCTGTTCGTCCTGGTGGGCAGACGTCCGGCGCGGCTGCCGCTGGCCGAGCGGGTGTTCGCGGGGCTGCTGACCCTCAGCGGCGCGGGGTTCCTGACGCTGTACGCGCAGCGGCCCGAGCAGGTCCTGAGTTTCGACCTGCTGGGGAACGTGCTGCTGTTCATCGTGACGGGCCTGCTGCTGGTGCTGCCGCCGCGCGCGTCCATTCCGCTGTCGGTGGGGCTGCTGATCGCGTACCGGCTGGAAGTCTCGCTGCTCAGCGGCGTGCCGCCGCAGCAGCTTCGCACGGCGCAGTGGGTGAATACAGGCATGTTCTCGCTGCTGGTGGTGGGCGTGGTGATGCGCAGCACCCTCTCGGAACTGGCGGGGCGCACGCACGCGCTGCGGGAACTGGCGTCACGGGACGCCCTGACCGGCCTGCTCAACCGCCGGGGGTTCGAGGAGCAGACCGGTGACCGGCCGCGCCGGGAGGCCGGGGCGCTGCTGGTCCTGGACGTGGACGCCTTCAAGGCCGTCAACGACCGCCACGGGCACGCGGTGGGAGACGAGGTGCTGGCCGCCGTCGGGCGGGTCCTGGCGGGGCACGTGCCGGGCGGCGCCGTGACGGCCCGCTGGGGCGGCGAGGAGTTCATCGTGTGGGCGCCGCTGGACCTGGGGGGCGCGGCGCGGCTGGCCGAGCGGCTGCGCGCGGCGGTCGAGCGGGCCGTGTGGAACGACCTGCGCGTGACCGTGAGTGTCGGCGTGAGCGACTGGCCGGCCGGGGAGGACCTGCGCGGCGCCTTCCGGCAGGCGGACGACGCCCTGTACGCCGCCAAGCGCGCCGGGCGCAACCGGGTGATGCTGGCCGGCGCGGCCGGGGAGGGCGGGGCCCGCCCAGCGGCGCCCAGCGCGTGA